A window of the Tessaracoccus sp. MC1865 genome harbors these coding sequences:
- a CDS encoding HK97 family phage prohead protease: protein MTDQLELREFEVRLAEPDDSGKREFTGIAVPWDTVANIAGLYEERIARGAVVDSDDAKVWWRHEEPVGRITASHDTDEGWEITGVLSRTPRGDEAYTLLRDGVVDRLSIGFTPIEHTDETHDDGSITRTRTKIRVREVSIVPLPAYSGAAITQVREARTEGETPMGDMLTRADLDEVRNNMEEMERELKLAITEATAAPEPQGDLFRSFGEYVKALASDDDRAKRAYAGAVSGDFVAKDGWVGDVINLGAEKQRITKLFRHTKDLPAEGNNVEYGVLKADTTDVDVQTAEGADLVYGKLEIGTATAPVKTLGGWTELTRQSIERTSVGVLDFTFRALYLKYARAVEALTRATLTAAYNDATATALDSVTADFSTQDGVVAGLIELVEHFEDNDANLSGLLVAKDAFLDLLAVPATDRILQITQAPEDKVGTVTVTSLEGNIAGLKVSLWPNAPAGAQLAYDSQAIRTQEAPGAPFRLQDENIVNLSKAFSVYGYASSYVQVRPGLVKIAPTLP from the coding sequence ATGACCGACCAGTTGGAGCTACGCGAGTTCGAAGTCCGCCTCGCCGAACCCGACGACAGCGGCAAGCGCGAGTTCACCGGCATCGCCGTCCCGTGGGACACCGTGGCCAACATCGCCGGCCTCTACGAGGAGCGCATCGCCCGCGGCGCTGTCGTCGACTCTGACGACGCGAAGGTCTGGTGGCGCCATGAGGAGCCGGTTGGCCGGATCACCGCCTCGCACGACACCGACGAGGGGTGGGAGATCACTGGGGTCTTGTCGCGGACCCCGCGAGGTGACGAGGCCTACACGCTGCTGCGCGACGGCGTCGTTGACCGCCTGTCCATCGGCTTCACGCCGATCGAGCACACCGACGAAACCCACGACGACGGTTCCATCACCAGAACCCGAACCAAGATCCGAGTCCGCGAGGTCTCGATCGTCCCGCTGCCGGCCTACTCCGGCGCGGCAATCACCCAGGTCCGAGAGGCCCGAACCGAAGGAGAAACACCCATGGGCGACATGCTCACCCGGGCGGACCTGGACGAGGTCCGCAACAACATGGAGGAGATGGAGCGCGAACTCAAGCTCGCCATCACCGAAGCCACCGCCGCACCCGAGCCGCAGGGTGACCTGTTCCGCTCGTTCGGCGAGTACGTCAAGGCCCTGGCCTCCGACGACGACCGAGCCAAGCGCGCCTATGCCGGCGCCGTCTCCGGTGACTTCGTGGCCAAGGATGGCTGGGTTGGTGACGTCATCAACCTCGGCGCCGAGAAGCAGCGCATCACCAAGCTCTTCCGCCACACCAAGGACCTCCCGGCCGAGGGCAACAACGTGGAGTACGGCGTGCTGAAGGCCGACACCACCGACGTTGACGTCCAGACGGCCGAAGGTGCCGACCTGGTCTACGGCAAGCTGGAGATCGGCACCGCCACCGCCCCGGTCAAGACCCTGGGTGGCTGGACCGAGCTGACCCGCCAGAGCATCGAGCGCACCTCGGTGGGCGTGCTGGACTTCACCTTCCGCGCCCTGTACCTCAAGTACGCCCGCGCCGTGGAAGCCCTCACCCGCGCCACCCTCACGGCCGCCTACAACGACGCCACCGCCACCGCGCTGGACAGCGTGACGGCCGACTTCTCCACCCAGGACGGCGTGGTCGCCGGCCTCATCGAACTGGTGGAGCACTTCGAGGACAACGACGCGAACCTCAGCGGCCTCCTGGTCGCCAAGGATGCGTTCCTCGACCTGCTGGCAGTCCCGGCCACCGACCGCATCCTGCAGATCACCCAGGCACCGGAGGACAAGGTCGGCACCGTCACGGTCACCTCGCTCGAGGGTAACATCGCTGGCCTCAAGGTCAGCCTCTGGCCCAACGCCCCGGCCGGTGCCCAGCTCGCCTACGACTCGCAGGCGATCCGCACCCAGGAAGCCCCCGGCGCCCCGTTCCGCCTGCAGGACGAGAACATCGTCAACCTGTCGAAGGCGTTCTCGGTCTACGGCTACGCCTCCTCCTACGTCCAGGTCCGCCCCGGCCTGGTCAAGATCGCCCCGACCCTCCCCTGA
- a CDS encoding phage portal protein: MDRLQISQDQALSLIPVYRAIQIISSAVSQLTIDVERNKTQITPPAWVRQPDVKMTSSAFLELTATSLAATGNAFWRVERDSAADAPSALVVLNPHEVHVHDDGSFSHRGRDLKPWRVRHLQLMRVPGLNRGLGPIQACSADLRGAVDQRDYATEWFDTGTVPNGVLSSDQHITADQAKGMKERWVSSVNGREPVVLGQGMAYHPLLLSPKDSQFLETRQFSVTDIARLFGIPAHLMHAVVQGGSMTYMSGQAADLSFVRWTLMSYLREIEEAVTALLPRGQKARFNVNAILRPATKERYEAHRIALETGFLTVNEVRQIEDRDPLSDEELKAAVLSRPGSSSSSSAPKEPA, from the coding sequence GTGGACCGGCTACAGATCTCACAAGACCAAGCGCTGAGCCTGATCCCGGTCTATCGGGCCATTCAGATCATCTCCTCGGCCGTTTCGCAGCTGACCATCGACGTGGAGCGGAACAAGACCCAGATCACCCCGCCGGCTTGGGTGCGCCAGCCAGACGTCAAGATGACCTCCTCGGCCTTCCTCGAGCTGACGGCGACTTCCCTGGCGGCCACGGGCAACGCTTTCTGGCGGGTGGAGCGCGACAGCGCAGCAGACGCGCCTTCGGCACTGGTGGTGCTCAATCCGCACGAGGTGCACGTCCACGATGACGGCTCCTTTTCCCACCGCGGCCGCGACCTGAAGCCGTGGCGGGTGCGCCACCTGCAGCTGATGCGGGTTCCCGGCCTCAACCGCGGCCTGGGCCCGATCCAGGCGTGCTCTGCGGACCTGCGCGGCGCCGTCGACCAGCGCGACTACGCCACCGAATGGTTCGACACCGGCACGGTCCCCAACGGCGTTCTGTCCTCGGACCAGCACATCACCGCGGATCAGGCCAAGGGCATGAAGGAACGCTGGGTCAGCTCCGTCAATGGCCGCGAGCCCGTCGTGCTGGGGCAGGGGATGGCCTACCACCCGCTGCTGCTGTCACCAAAGGACTCGCAGTTCTTGGAGACCCGCCAGTTCTCCGTCACTGACATCGCCCGCCTGTTCGGCATCCCGGCCCACCTGATGCATGCAGTGGTCCAGGGCGGCTCCATGACCTACATGTCGGGTCAGGCCGCTGACCTGTCGTTCGTGCGCTGGACGCTCATGTCGTACCTGCGCGAGATCGAGGAAGCCGTCACCGCGCTGCTTCCCCGAGGCCAGAAGGCCCGTTTCAATGTCAACGCGATCCTGCGACCCGCCACGAAGGAGCGCTACGAGGCGCACCGCATCGCGCTGGAGACCGGGTTCCTGACCGTCAACGAGGTCCGCCAGATCGAGGACCGTGACCCCCTGTCCGACGAGGAGCTCAAGGCGGCCGTCCTTTCCCGCCCGGGCTCCTCGTCCTCGTCGTCCGCACCCAAGGAGCCTGCATGA
- a CDS encoding endonuclease domain-containing protein, whose translation MECRTATYRGRYRDANRESARAVYAGFTRQDWRDRNLRMKYGISLDEWEAMFEAQGRKCFFGCSEHGNHNWSTDHDHETGKVRAILCAKHNTMVGYIEKNAADLADVLLYIETHKITEEVHHD comes from the coding sequence ATGGAGTGCCGCACGGCTACCTACAGGGGTCGTTACCGGGATGCCAACCGTGAGAGCGCCCGCGCTGTCTATGCAGGCTTCACGCGCCAGGACTGGCGTGACCGCAACCTCCGAATGAAATACGGCATCTCACTCGACGAGTGGGAGGCCATGTTCGAGGCCCAGGGGCGCAAGTGCTTCTTCGGTTGCTCTGAGCATGGCAATCACAACTGGTCGACCGATCACGACCACGAAACAGGGAAGGTGCGAGCCATCCTCTGCGCGAAGCACAACACCATGGTCGGCTACATCGAAAAGAACGCGGCCGACCTGGCCGACGTTCTGCTCTACATCGAAACCCACAAGATCACAGAAGAGGTACACCATGATTGA
- a CDS encoding alpha/beta fold hydrolase — protein MTTSWVPVPEGRLAVTAEGSGEAVLVVQTALSVDETTSFSRHELLREHFRVITFNRRDYGSSTTTATAPAMIESDALDCLAVLEDLDAVPAHVIGVSYSAAVALHLASLAPAAVRSVVAIEPPPRHAPSATDFVTASRRLMDVYEHEGAAAALEAFMVMLVGPEWRRRQEALAPGSVERIERDAAAFFGRDIPALLTWRYGPDEAVSLGAPVLYVGGTDSGPMFRHTKAWVRELFPDVQTVSISGAGHDLVLTHPTELAIAVSRFLQKNRRPGA, from the coding sequence GTGACCACTTCATGGGTTCCGGTGCCCGAGGGAAGGCTCGCCGTGACTGCCGAGGGATCGGGAGAGGCGGTCCTCGTCGTGCAGACCGCGCTGTCCGTGGACGAGACGACATCGTTCTCGCGCCACGAACTGCTCCGTGAGCATTTCCGGGTGATCACCTTCAACCGACGTGACTACGGGTCGAGCACCACCACCGCTACAGCCCCCGCCATGATTGAATCCGACGCGCTGGACTGCCTCGCCGTCCTCGAAGACCTGGACGCGGTGCCCGCCCACGTCATCGGCGTGAGCTACTCGGCGGCAGTGGCGTTGCACCTCGCTTCGCTGGCGCCGGCGGCCGTCCGCTCGGTCGTGGCCATCGAGCCGCCACCCCGGCATGCACCATCCGCCACGGACTTCGTCACGGCGAGCCGCAGGCTGATGGACGTGTACGAGCACGAGGGTGCCGCCGCCGCGCTGGAGGCGTTCATGGTCATGCTCGTCGGGCCGGAGTGGCGACGCCGCCAGGAGGCACTGGCGCCGGGGTCGGTTGAACGGATCGAGCGCGACGCCGCGGCGTTCTTCGGCCGCGACATCCCGGCCCTCCTGACCTGGCGCTACGGGCCGGACGAGGCCGTTTCCCTGGGTGCCCCGGTGTTGTACGTCGGCGGGACCGACAGCGGGCCGATGTTCCGCCACACCAAGGCCTGGGTCCGGGAACTCTTCCCTGACGTGCAGACGGTCAGCATCTCGGGGGCGGGGCACGATCTAGTGCTCACGCACCCGACGGAGCTGGCCATCGCGGTGTCGCGCTTCCTGCAGAAGAACCGCAGGCCAGGGGCCTGA
- a CDS encoding HNH endonuclease, with protein MSKHSSKGSAWQATRARVLARDSHTCGYCGAPATTVDHIIAKANGGTDEQSNLIACCTPCNSIKGARVVVRTAYCAPEWLERL; from the coding sequence ATGAGTAAGCACTCGTCCAAGGGCAGCGCGTGGCAGGCGACCAGAGCGCGAGTGTTGGCGCGAGACAGTCACACCTGCGGCTACTGCGGAGCGCCGGCGACGACCGTTGACCACATCATCGCGAAGGCGAACGGCGGAACCGACGAGCAATCGAACCTGATCGCCTGCTGCACGCCCTGCAACAGCATCAAGGGTGCCCGCGTCGTGGTGCGCACCGCCTACTGCGCCCCCGAGTGGCTGGAGCGACTCTGA
- a CDS encoding dihydroorotate dehydrogenase-like protein, which yields MTDLTTTYLGLSLRNPVVASAGPLSQSVAGIKALADGGVGAVVMYSLFEEQLRREAEAAAALEEMYDNSFPEALSYFPTVPASQKDASHAYLKLVEQGAKAIDVPLIASLNGASMGGWTQQARRLADAGASAIELNIYFVPGDITMTGAAVEERHLEIIAAVKSTVDVPVAVKISPYFSSVGNMVLRLVDAGADGVVLFNRFLQPDIDVDRVTVESGVSLSSPVEARLPRTWIAVLRGKIAASLAATTGVDRPEDVIKYILAGADVVMTTSSLIRRGPAYADVLVDELAAWLEDRDLTLHQARGLLSVPKEAAADVYERSGYVSALEKAKATYGSLR from the coding sequence ATGACCGACCTGACCACCACCTACCTGGGCCTCTCCCTGCGCAACCCGGTCGTCGCCTCGGCCGGGCCACTGTCGCAGTCGGTGGCCGGCATCAAGGCGCTGGCCGACGGCGGCGTCGGAGCCGTCGTGATGTACTCGCTCTTCGAGGAACAGCTCCGCCGTGAGGCCGAGGCCGCCGCCGCGCTGGAGGAGATGTACGACAATTCCTTCCCCGAGGCGCTCAGCTATTTCCCGACGGTGCCCGCCTCGCAGAAGGACGCCAGCCACGCATACCTGAAGCTGGTCGAGCAGGGCGCCAAGGCGATCGACGTGCCGCTGATCGCCTCGCTGAACGGCGCGTCGATGGGCGGCTGGACCCAGCAGGCCCGCCGCCTGGCCGACGCCGGTGCCTCGGCGATCGAGCTGAACATCTACTTCGTGCCCGGTGACATCACGATGACCGGCGCTGCGGTGGAGGAGCGGCACCTCGAGATCATCGCGGCGGTGAAGAGCACCGTCGACGTGCCCGTGGCCGTGAAGATCAGCCCGTACTTCTCGTCGGTGGGCAACATGGTGCTGCGACTGGTGGACGCCGGCGCGGACGGCGTGGTGCTGTTCAACCGCTTCCTGCAGCCGGACATCGACGTGGACCGGGTCACCGTCGAATCCGGTGTCTCGCTGAGTTCCCCGGTGGAGGCCCGCCTGCCGCGCACCTGGATTGCGGTGCTCCGCGGCAAGATCGCGGCGTCGCTGGCCGCCACCACGGGCGTGGACCGGCCGGAGGATGTCATCAAGTACATCCTGGCTGGAGCCGACGTCGTGATGACCACCTCATCGCTGATCCGACGCGGCCCCGCCTACGCCGACGTGCTCGTCGACGAACTGGCCGCCTGGTTGGAGGACCGCGACCTGACGCTGCACCAGGCGCGCGGGCTGCTGAGCGTGCCGAAGGAAGCGGCCGCCGACGTCTATGAGCGCTCCGGGTACGTCTCGGCGTTGGAGAAGGCCAAGGCCACCTACGGATCGCTTCGCTGA
- a CDS encoding AlpA family transcriptional regulator, giving the protein MDDQLLTTKQVAEMTGGVIKESTIRFWRHIGDRGPRSFSLEGRVVYKRSDVEKWLNEQYEKASA; this is encoded by the coding sequence ATGGATGATCAGTTGCTCACAACCAAGCAGGTGGCGGAGATGACTGGGGGAGTCATCAAGGAGAGCACGATTCGCTTCTGGAGACACATCGGAGATCGAGGGCCGCGCTCGTTCTCGCTCGAGGGGCGAGTCGTCTACAAGCGCTCCGACGTCGAGAAGTGGCTGAACGAACAGTACGAGAAGGCATCGGCCTGA
- a CDS encoding site-specific integrase, whose protein sequence is MANIQKRPDGKWRARYRDAAKKEHSRHFTRKIDAQKWLDEVTTSKLTGAYVDPRRSKETVGSMAATWLASNPDWTASTRSRNTGIAENYIKPRWENMALRDVTHEDIQEWVGSIDRAGGTVRKIAGVLSSILDLAVISRRLAVNPAASVKLPKQDLKPRQYLSAAQVERMAAAAGQGRDVVLVLAYTGLRFGELAALKVRSVDQLRRRFMIEESVTDVDGELHWGTPKDHQRRSVPYPKFLAEDIAARMKGKKPDDLLFPTNRGAVMRVVNARRDWFDRAAVKAGVKVTPHELRHTAASLAVKAGASVLALQRMLGHDKPSTTLDVYADLFDEDLDDVAERLATVRASGVADYLRTKPELVDGKRLQEAL, encoded by the coding sequence ATGGCGAACATCCAGAAGAGACCTGACGGGAAGTGGCGGGCCCGGTACCGGGACGCCGCGAAGAAGGAGCACTCCCGGCACTTCACCCGGAAGATCGACGCGCAGAAGTGGCTCGATGAGGTCACCACGTCGAAGCTGACGGGAGCCTACGTCGACCCGCGCCGGTCGAAGGAGACGGTCGGCTCAATGGCCGCCACCTGGCTGGCCTCCAACCCTGACTGGACGGCCTCCACGCGGTCGAGGAACACGGGCATCGCGGAGAACTACATCAAGCCGCGCTGGGAGAACATGGCCCTGCGGGACGTGACCCATGAGGACATCCAAGAGTGGGTTGGGTCTATCGATCGCGCCGGCGGGACCGTGCGGAAGATCGCCGGCGTGCTGTCGTCGATCCTTGATCTCGCAGTGATCTCGAGGCGGCTGGCGGTCAACCCGGCGGCGTCGGTGAAGCTGCCCAAGCAGGACTTGAAGCCGCGCCAGTACCTCAGCGCCGCCCAGGTCGAGAGGATGGCCGCGGCCGCGGGACAGGGCCGTGACGTCGTGCTGGTGTTGGCCTACACAGGTCTGCGGTTCGGTGAGCTGGCGGCGCTGAAGGTGCGCTCCGTCGACCAGCTGCGGCGCCGGTTCATGATCGAGGAGTCCGTCACCGACGTCGACGGGGAGCTCCACTGGGGCACTCCGAAGGACCACCAGCGGCGCAGTGTCCCCTACCCGAAGTTCCTCGCCGAGGACATCGCGGCACGGATGAAGGGCAAGAAGCCAGACGACCTGCTCTTCCCGACGAACCGCGGTGCCGTCATGCGGGTGGTCAACGCCCGCCGGGACTGGTTCGACAGGGCCGCGGTCAAAGCTGGCGTAAAGGTCACTCCGCACGAGCTGAGGCACACGGCCGCCTCGCTGGCGGTGAAGGCCGGGGCCAGTGTCCTGGCGCTGCAGCGGATGCTGGGCCACGACAAGCCGAGCACGACGCTCGATGTGTACGCGGACCTGTTCGACGAGGATCTCGACGACGTGGCAGAGCGACTGGCGACGGTCCGCGCTTCAGGAGTTGCGGACTATTTGCGGACTAAGCCGGAACTGGTCGACGGGAAGCGACTGCAAGAAGCCCTCTAA
- a CDS encoding terminase large subunit domain-containing protein → MRVAPWPPTRYSPPLTPDFPSVFARYRAVFRIAWRQARGYVLEDWQESLLEHVTEINPATGRLRWRQALVSLARQNGKTEIAAALGLLFLLWKVSPYVVGIASSAEQARLVYDRTMRVIQRNPSLAVQFEALTDTRGIRAKDGGRYEIKATKSAALQGLPIDLGLVDEVHLIRQSLWSDLVNGTGGRYDCLVAGITTAGDEHSELLQHLYKLAETGEGGATFGHWIWEAPEARVPSDDAELGEYLKAASPALAAGRIDVATVVGDVRSMPETDVIRYRLNRFVSSSATFIGAGAWAAAAWGEGESFPREVRPVFAIDRTPEWGHATISVAGRVEETIWTQVVASVPQPTIEGLADICVRLAKWSPLTYSVDGYQLRDLGLELKKRGLPVKIASQGDLMNASALLHSKLAQDRLRHRGDPLLSVQMPRTVRKNVGEGYRISRKDSSVEIDAVVATALAVLAAEVEQAQEPALY, encoded by the coding sequence GTGAGGGTTGCTCCGTGGCCACCGACGCGATACTCGCCACCGCTGACGCCCGACTTCCCCTCGGTGTTCGCCCGCTACCGGGCGGTCTTCCGGATCGCGTGGCGCCAGGCCCGCGGCTACGTCCTGGAGGACTGGCAGGAGTCCCTGCTCGAGCACGTCACCGAGATCAACCCGGCCACGGGCCGTCTCCGGTGGAGGCAGGCGCTTGTCTCGCTGGCCAGACAGAACGGCAAGACGGAGATCGCCGCGGCGCTCGGTTTGCTGTTCCTGCTGTGGAAGGTCAGCCCCTACGTCGTCGGCATCGCCTCCAGCGCTGAGCAGGCCCGCCTGGTCTACGACCGGACCATGAGGGTGATCCAGCGCAACCCGTCGTTGGCGGTCCAGTTCGAGGCCCTTACCGACACCCGCGGGATCAGAGCCAAGGACGGCGGCCGCTACGAGATCAAGGCGACCAAGAGCGCAGCGCTCCAGGGCCTCCCGATCGATCTGGGCCTCGTCGACGAGGTCCACCTCATCCGGCAGAGCCTCTGGTCTGATCTGGTCAACGGCACGGGCGGCCGCTACGACTGTCTGGTGGCAGGCATCACGACGGCCGGCGACGAGCACTCCGAGCTGCTGCAGCACCTCTACAAGCTCGCCGAGACGGGGGAGGGTGGCGCCACGTTCGGGCACTGGATCTGGGAGGCCCCAGAGGCCCGTGTGCCGTCCGACGATGCCGAGCTGGGCGAATACCTCAAGGCAGCTTCGCCGGCCCTTGCAGCGGGCCGTATCGACGTTGCCACGGTCGTTGGCGATGTGCGCTCCATGCCCGAGACCGACGTCATCAGGTATCGCCTCAACAGGTTCGTGTCGTCGTCGGCCACCTTCATTGGAGCCGGGGCGTGGGCGGCTGCAGCCTGGGGCGAGGGCGAGAGTTTCCCTCGCGAAGTCCGGCCGGTGTTCGCGATCGACAGGACGCCGGAGTGGGGGCACGCGACCATCTCGGTGGCGGGCCGGGTCGAGGAGACGATCTGGACCCAGGTCGTGGCCTCCGTTCCCCAACCCACCATCGAGGGTCTCGCGGACATCTGCGTCCGGCTTGCCAAGTGGTCCCCGCTGACCTACTCCGTCGACGGCTACCAACTGCGCGACCTCGGCCTCGAGCTGAAGAAGCGCGGCCTGCCGGTCAAGATCGCCTCCCAGGGCGACCTGATGAACGCCTCCGCCCTGCTGCACTCCAAGCTCGCCCAGGACCGCCTACGGCACCGTGGGGACCCGCTGCTGTCGGTGCAGATGCCGCGCACCGTCCGCAAGAACGTGGGGGAGGGCTACCGGATCAGCCGGAAGGACTCCTCGGTGGAGATCGACGCCGTGGTGGCCACCGCGCTGGCTGTCTTGGCTGCTGAGGTGGAACAAGCCCAAGAACCAGCCCTCTATTGA
- a CDS encoding tape measure protein has product MAGQTINVSILADTKQFSSAMRKLSDESGLTKLGDGFKNAGQKVTGFLKSGIKWTAAFGAGIAALGLKGGFERALNIEDARAQLGALGHDTAKIDGIMQNALASVKGTAFGLGDAATLAGQAVAAGVKPGEDLERQLKLVTNTAAMAKTGMGEMGSIFQKVWTAGKVGTEELNQLADRGIPIWSKLAEHYGVSADELRKMVSSGKVDAETFAGVLETTVGPAGEAMGNTTRGAFNNMMAALSRAGESFLTGIFPLFKEGMGGITGLLDQAAPYAEKAGAALAGWMTDKVIPAIKNAIPVVQAWIAEMRDRLAPVISDLKDRWDTEFRPALEAVGDYIVGTIIPAFEDFAGWLDEHRDKIAAATIVVGAFVGGLMAFDKIVGIIKTFTGVFGALNAVMAANPVGLIVGAIAALVAGLVWFFTQTETGKQVWETVWTFIKDTAAAVSEWFTTTVVPVLQAAWDAIMAAAEATAEWFNTTVVPLLQAAWDAIMAAAEASADWYLEYVAPIFDAAGELIAVVAQKLSDAWEVAWGKVKEIWDVIGEPVMSGISVVIEAVQTYWGIVWNTIVTVLKAAWDIIKSTVETALQNIESVIRIITAALQGDWSTVWSEVRDIASRTWEWIEGIVETAVNAVRDVVTNVVETLRDKWEAAWDAVKKKVGDAWEAIRSAVERKGEELLDWFRGLPDRIRGALGNLGSILANAGRDLIDGFVGSIKDGFNKVRETLGNLTDLLPSWKGPASRDKTILRDAGSLIIEGFISGLESQYGNVKRSLTGLTREVSSTAFEPMSVDVRGGARTTSGGASGGSSGQVTHVNLAAGAIQITTAAGTAEGILADVARELPAFFAQRA; this is encoded by the coding sequence GTGGCTGGACAGACCATCAACGTCTCCATCCTCGCCGACACCAAGCAGTTCAGCTCCGCGATGCGGAAGCTCAGCGACGAGTCTGGCCTGACCAAGCTCGGCGACGGCTTCAAGAACGCGGGCCAGAAGGTCACCGGGTTCCTGAAATCCGGCATCAAGTGGACCGCTGCCTTCGGTGCCGGCATCGCCGCGCTCGGCCTCAAGGGCGGCTTCGAGCGTGCCCTCAACATCGAGGACGCCCGCGCCCAGCTCGGTGCCCTCGGCCACGACACCGCCAAGATCGACGGCATCATGCAGAACGCGCTGGCGTCGGTGAAGGGGACCGCGTTCGGCCTGGGCGATGCCGCCACCCTCGCCGGGCAGGCAGTCGCCGCAGGCGTGAAGCCCGGGGAGGACCTCGAGCGGCAACTCAAGCTGGTCACCAACACCGCGGCCATGGCCAAGACCGGCATGGGCGAAATGGGCTCCATCTTCCAGAAGGTCTGGACCGCCGGCAAGGTCGGCACGGAGGAGCTCAACCAGCTCGCAGACCGCGGAATCCCGATTTGGTCCAAGCTCGCGGAGCACTACGGCGTCAGCGCCGACGAGCTGCGCAAAATGGTCTCCAGCGGCAAGGTGGACGCCGAGACCTTCGCCGGGGTCCTCGAAACCACAGTCGGCCCCGCGGGCGAGGCTATGGGCAACACCACCCGCGGCGCCTTCAACAACATGATGGCCGCGCTCTCTCGAGCCGGTGAGTCCTTCCTGACCGGGATCTTCCCGCTGTTCAAGGAGGGGATGGGCGGCATCACGGGGCTGTTGGACCAAGCAGCCCCCTACGCAGAGAAGGCCGGTGCCGCGCTGGCCGGCTGGATGACGGACAAGGTCATCCCCGCCATCAAGAACGCCATCCCCGTGGTGCAGGCCTGGATCGCCGAGATGAGAGACCGGCTAGCCCCAGTGATCTCCGATCTCAAGGACCGCTGGGACACGGAGTTTCGCCCCGCGCTCGAGGCAGTGGGGGACTACATCGTCGGCACCATCATTCCTGCCTTCGAGGACTTCGCCGGCTGGCTCGATGAGCACAGGGACAAGATCGCAGCTGCCACGATCGTGGTGGGGGCCTTTGTTGGTGGCCTCATGGCCTTCGACAAAATCGTGGGCATTATCAAGACCTTCACGGGGGTGTTTGGCGCCCTCAATGCGGTCATGGCGGCGAACCCGGTGGGTCTGATTGTGGGGGCCATCGCCGCCCTCGTCGCCGGCCTCGTGTGGTTCTTCACCCAGACCGAAACCGGCAAGCAGGTCTGGGAGACCGTCTGGACGTTCATCAAGGACACCGCGGCCGCCGTCTCGGAGTGGTTCACCACCACTGTGGTGCCAGTGCTCCAAGCCGCCTGGGACGCGATCATGGCCGCTGCAGAGGCCACGGCCGAGTGGTTCAACACGACGGTCGTCCCCTTGCTCCAGGCGGCGTGGGACGCGATCATGGCCGCTGCGGAAGCCTCGGCCGACTGGTACCTGGAGTACGTAGCCCCCATCTTCGACGCAGCCGGCGAGCTTATCGCCGTGGTGGCCCAGAAGTTGTCTGACGCGTGGGAAGTCGCCTGGGGCAAGGTCAAGGAGATCTGGGACGTCATCGGCGAACCGGTCATGTCTGGCATCAGCGTGGTGATCGAAGCCGTCCAGACGTACTGGGGAATCGTGTGGAACACCATCGTCACCGTCCTGAAGGCGGCATGGGACATCATCAAATCCACCGTCGAGACGGCCCTGCAGAACATCGAGAGCGTCATCCGCATCATCACCGCAGCGCTCCAGGGCGACTGGAGCACCGTCTGGTCAGAGGTCCGCGACATCGCATCCAGGACGTGGGAGTGGATCGAGGGCATCGTCGAAACCGCCGTCAACGCGGTCAGGGACGTGGTCACCAACGTCGTGGAGACTCTCCGGGACAAGTGGGAAGCCGCCTGGGACGCTGTGAAGAAGAAGGTTGGTGACGCGTGGGAAGCCATCAGGTCCGCCGTTGAGCGAAAGGGTGAGGAACTGCTGGACTGGTTCCGCGGCCTTCCCGACCGTATCAGGGGCGCGCTGGGGAACCTCGGTTCCATCTTGGCTAACGCCGGCCGCGACCTCATCGACGGGTTCGTTGGCTCCATCAAGGACGGCTTCAACAAGGTCCGCGAGACCCTCGGCAACCTCACAGACCTACTGCCGTCGTGGAAGGGCCCAGCGTCCCGGGACAAGACCATCCTGCGCGACGCCGGCTCCCTGATCATCGAGGGCTTCATCTCCGGCCTAGAGTCCCAGTACGGCAACGTGAAGCGGTCTCTCACGGGGCTCACCCGTGAGGTGTCCTCCACCGCCTTCGAACCGATGTCCGTCGACGTGCGAGGGGGAGCGCGCACCACGTCGGGTGGCGCCAGTGGAGGCAGCTCGGGCCAGGTGACCCACGTCAACCTCGCGGCAGGTGCCATCCAGATCACCACGGCGGCCGGCACGGCTGAGGGCATCCTCGCCGACGTCGCCCGCGAGCTGCCCGCCTTCTTCGCCCAGCGTGCGTAA